A region of [Bacteroides] pectinophilus DNA encodes the following proteins:
- a CDS encoding HD domain-containing protein, with amino-acid sequence MFARIIHLADTIDIIGNNTGSGNNSWNFICQYLLKNRDGLFDSECVNAFFHAFTHSESFICLSDNSFEMKLWEIIPRQKQVFDWKTCKNVADFLAKIVDYKSSFISRHSIEAAEKAAFFAQYIGYDSINVQKNYLAGALHDIGKMAVGNEILEKPDKLTDDEFSKMKNHAGYTYLILSEINDFEEIRDWAAFHHEKLNGKGYPFGKTAAELNEPERIMACIDIYQALTEDRPYKKSLSHEKTCEMLDDMAQKGFVDSDIFKKIRECFGGI; translated from the coding sequence TTGTTTGCAAGGATTATTCATCTTGCAGATACCATTGATATTATAGGAAATAACACGGGATCTGGAAATAACAGTTGGAATTTTATATGTCAGTACCTTTTAAAAAATAGGGATGGATTATTCGATTCAGAATGTGTGAATGCCTTTTTTCATGCATTCACACATTCTGAATCTTTTATATGTTTAAGTGATAATTCTTTTGAAATGAAGCTATGGGAGATTATCCCAAGACAAAAACAGGTTTTTGATTGGAAAACGTGTAAAAATGTCGCAGATTTTTTGGCAAAGATTGTAGATTATAAATCTTCTTTTATAAGCAGACATTCTATAGAAGCGGCTGAAAAAGCAGCTTTTTTTGCTCAATATATCGGATATGATTCTATTAATGTGCAAAAAAATTATCTGGCTGGTGCACTGCATGATATTGGGAAGATGGCAGTAGGCAATGAAATTTTGGAAAAACCGGATAAGCTTACGGATGATGAATTTTCAAAAATGAAGAATCATGCTGGCTATACATACCTTATATTATCAGAGATTAATGATTTTGAAGAAATACGAGACTGGGCAGCTTTCCATCATGAAAAATTAAATGGAAAAGGGTATCCTTTTGGAAAAACCGCAGCTGAGTTAAATGAGCCGGAACGTATTATGGCATGTATTGATATTTATCAGGCATTAACCGAGGACAGACCATATAAGAAAAGTTTATCGCACGAAAAAACGTGTGAGATGCTCGATGACATGGCGCAGAAAGGTTTTGTTGATTCTGATATTTTCAAGAAGATTAGGGAATGTTTTGGTGGAATCTAA
- a CDS encoding bacteriophage abortive infection AbiH family protein, with the protein MMNNNVLIIGNGFDLYHKLPTRYTDFLFLVRNWEKFYSLYNEQLIKSHNMRSETEHEQFSVSVNEYGKLTEEALEDFANHAICLDNESISILGDIISRNVWIKYFIETGYSSEGWIDFEAEIEKLLVLVEEFCTCEIYKCEGKVMSQVINPTMYKAIKCVMTHSKAMPLNVGLYSKSDIEKIVYGDVKIQLLAELKIELNDLIRALTIYMRELVGNIKVSCFSQQIKELKNINLLNFNYTYTYKSVYGSANSNHQVHGSLANDDIVLGVSDNAFNNLDYVYFQKYFQRIQKKTGAYYKTWIPKEFTTLEDTPIKVYIMGHSLGMTDKEILKDFFFEKYVSEITIFYHSQYAYEQLVISLIEMFGKDFVIEQTGSERVKFVKLKSAEAE; encoded by the coding sequence ATGATGAATAATAATGTGTTGATTATAGGAAATGGATTCGATTTGTATCATAAACTACCAACAAGATATACAGACTTTCTTTTTTTGGTAAGAAATTGGGAAAAGTTTTACTCTTTGTACAATGAACAACTTATAAAAAGTCATAATATGAGAAGTGAAACAGAGCATGAACAATTTAGTGTATCTGTAAACGAATATGGAAAACTGACAGAGGAAGCGTTAGAGGATTTTGCTAATCATGCAATATGTTTGGATAATGAAAGTATATCAATTTTAGGGGACATTATTTCACGAAATGTATGGATAAAATATTTTATAGAAACTGGATATTCCTCTGAGGGATGGATTGATTTTGAGGCGGAGATAGAAAAATTACTTGTTTTGGTAGAGGAGTTCTGTACATGTGAGATTTATAAGTGCGAAGGAAAAGTAATGTCACAGGTGATTAATCCAACAATGTATAAGGCGATAAAGTGTGTGATGACACATTCAAAGGCGATGCCTTTAAATGTGGGATTATATTCAAAAAGTGATATAGAGAAAATTGTGTATGGAGATGTGAAAATCCAATTACTTGCTGAATTAAAAATTGAGTTGAATGACTTGATAAGAGCATTAACAATTTATATGAGAGAATTGGTTGGTAATATAAAGGTGTCTTGTTTTTCACAACAAATTAAAGAATTGAAAAATATAAATTTGCTTAACTTTAATTACACATATACATATAAAAGTGTTTATGGCAGCGCAAATTCAAATCATCAAGTGCACGGTTCGTTAGCAAACGATGATATTGTATTAGGCGTAAGCGATAATGCATTCAATAATTTAGATTATGTTTATTTTCAGAAGTATTTCCAACGAATCCAAAAGAAAACAGGGGCATATTATAAAACATGGATTCCAAAAGAATTTACCACTTTGGAAGATACTCCGATTAAAGTATATATTATGGGTCATTCTTTGGGAATGACAGACAAAGAAATATTGAAGGATTTCTTTTTTGAAAAATATGTTTCAGAAATTACTATTTTCTATCATAGCCAGTATGCGTATGAACAGTTGGTTATTTCATTGATAGAAATGTTTGGTAAAGACTTTGTAATTGAACAGACTGGTAGTGAGAGAGTTAAATTCGTAAAACTTAAATCTGCGGAGGCGGAATAA
- a CDS encoding flavodoxin family protein yields MKNKKYSIVYSSLTGNTKVLADAIHEALPQDECEYFGVSDTVIPSSELLYIGFWTDKGNADTKTLQLLSQLKNKQIFLFGTAGFGGSDIYFRKILSQVKQFIDASNVIVGEYMCQGRMPQSVRERYLKMKEAPDHPANLDVLIQNFDCALSHPDADDLERLRQAVRNSSF; encoded by the coding sequence ATGAAGAATAAAAAATATTCCATCGTTTATAGCAGCTTAACAGGTAATACCAAGGTGCTGGCTGATGCAATCCACGAGGCATTACCTCAGGATGAATGTGAGTATTTCGGTGTGTCCGACACAGTGATCCCTTCTTCCGAACTGCTCTATATCGGATTTTGGACAGACAAGGGTAATGCAGATACCAAGACATTACAGCTATTATCGCAGTTAAAGAATAAACAGATTTTTCTGTTTGGAACTGCAGGCTTTGGTGGCAGTGATATCTATTTCCGGAAAATCCTGAGTCAGGTTAAGCAGTTCATTGACGCAAGCAATGTTATCGTCGGAGAGTATATGTGTCAAGGCAGAATGCCGCAGTCTGTCCGTGAACGCTACTTGAAAATGAAGGAAGCTCCTGATCATCCGGCAAATCTTGATGTATTGATCCAGAATTTTGACTGTGCATTGTCTCACCCTGATGCAGATGACCTGGAGAGACTCAGACAAGCCGTTAGGAACTCATCCTTCTGA
- a CDS encoding DEAD/DEAH box helicase family protein has translation MIDFKKKLNSAKIERKTEPCELYSTLDRKSVAGPLRPAQEYILSQWYTNHRDDRDLVIKLHTGEGKTLIGLLLLQSMINSKKGPCLYICPNVYLTAQVCAEAEKFGIPYCEIGNDNQIPDEFVCGEKILITHAYKVFNGKSIFGIGNNFIDVDTVILDDSHACIDVIKDSQTISIKKSDSDYVYQKIVSLFSDELVDQGEGSFLDIKNGDYDTFMPIPYWSWYDKKTEMLKILSEVNDIPSIQFVWPLMRDRIKDYSCYISGNEIEIVPYNASVDVFGSFSKAKHRVLMSATTQDDAFFVKGLSFSTSAVKCPLMFKKQKWSGEKMVIIPSLIDENCDRDLVVTDFARMENKKFGMVSLVPNTRKAKQYSNLGAICADKNNIFDVIESLKKREFKRLVVINNRYDGIDLPDESCRVLIMDSMPYFNSLSDKYEKKCRPNSEIINKKIAQKIEQGLGRGVRGEKDYCAILIIGSDLVKFMRSVTTKKYFSLQTQKQIDIGLEIVKMASEDSNQTESTMKPIISLIKQMLSRDEGWKEYYNDEMQSIEEEENESSIYDQLLEESIIEKMYSVEEYEKASSAMQKFIGKYVVDPLEKGWYLQQLARYYYPIRKEESIKIQKAAFQSNPQLLKPKTGVEYTKVSFINENRINRISQYLKRYKSYNELMLAVNEILDNLSFGIEADKFESALKQIGDLLGFVSQRPDTEIRKGPDNLWCGTNDEYAFFECKSEVEETRQEISKHEAGQMNNHCAWFETEYGDNVLVNRYLLIPTKDLSYYGDFTHEVRIIRRGKLKNFKESIKRFIKELKPYNLYDISNEKLQNLIDLHHLNLKDIRELYSEEYYHRTK, from the coding sequence ATGATTGATTTCAAGAAAAAACTTAATTCTGCCAAAATAGAAAGAAAAACAGAGCCTTGTGAATTATATTCTACATTAGATAGAAAAAGTGTTGCCGGTCCGTTACGCCCCGCTCAAGAGTATATTTTAAGTCAATGGTATACAAACCATCGTGATGATAGAGATTTAGTTATAAAATTGCATACAGGAGAGGGTAAAACATTAATAGGTTTGTTATTATTACAATCTATGATTAATTCTAAAAAAGGACCATGTTTATATATTTGTCCAAATGTATACTTAACTGCTCAGGTATGTGCAGAAGCAGAAAAATTTGGTATACCATATTGTGAGATAGGGAACGATAATCAAATCCCAGATGAATTTGTATGTGGTGAAAAAATTCTTATAACTCATGCATATAAGGTTTTTAATGGTAAATCAATTTTTGGAATAGGTAATAATTTTATTGATGTTGACACAGTAATATTAGATGATTCACATGCATGTATTGATGTAATAAAAGATTCTCAGACTATCAGTATAAAAAAAAGTGATTCGGACTATGTCTATCAAAAAATAGTATCATTATTTTCAGATGAATTGGTAGACCAAGGAGAGGGAAGCTTTTTAGATATAAAAAATGGTGATTATGATACATTTATGCCTATTCCGTATTGGAGTTGGTATGATAAAAAAACAGAGATGCTAAAAATACTGTCAGAAGTAAATGATATACCATCAATACAGTTTGTATGGCCTTTAATGAGAGATAGAATTAAAGATTACAGTTGCTATATTTCCGGAAATGAAATTGAAATAGTTCCTTACAACGCTAGCGTTGATGTATTCGGGTCATTTTCAAAGGCAAAACATAGGGTTTTGATGTCTGCAACAACACAGGATGATGCTTTTTTTGTTAAAGGGCTTTCATTTAGTACAAGTGCTGTAAAATGTCCATTGATGTTCAAGAAACAAAAATGGTCTGGAGAGAAAATGGTAATAATCCCATCATTGATAGATGAGAATTGTGATAGAGATTTGGTGGTAACGGATTTTGCAAGAATGGAAAATAAAAAATTCGGTATGGTATCACTGGTTCCTAACACTAGAAAAGCGAAACAGTATAGTAATTTGGGAGCTATTTGTGCGGATAAAAATAATATCTTTGATGTAATAGAATCCCTCAAAAAGAGAGAATTTAAAAGGCTTGTTGTTATTAATAATAGATATGATGGAATAGATTTGCCAGATGAAAGTTGCAGAGTATTGATAATGGATTCTATGCCATATTTTAATAGTTTATCTGATAAATATGAAAAGAAGTGTCGGCCAAATAGTGAAATAATTAACAAAAAAATAGCGCAAAAAATTGAGCAAGGTTTGGGCAGAGGGGTTAGAGGAGAAAAGGACTATTGTGCTATTTTAATAATTGGTTCAGATCTTGTAAAATTTATGAGAAGTGTTACAACAAAAAAATATTTCTCATTGCAGACGCAAAAACAAATAGATATTGGACTTGAGATTGTTAAAATGGCGAGTGAAGATTCGAATCAAACCGAATCTACTATGAAGCCAATTATTTCATTGATAAAACAGATGTTGTCTAGAGATGAAGGATGGAAAGAGTATTATAATGACGAAATGCAATCGATTGAAGAAGAAGAAAATGAGTCTAGTATATATGATCAATTATTAGAAGAGTCTATTATAGAGAAAATGTATAGTGTAGAAGAGTATGAAAAGGCTTCTTCTGCAATGCAAAAATTTATTGGTAAATATGTAGTGGATCCATTAGAAAAAGGATGGTATTTGCAGCAACTTGCTCGTTATTATTATCCGATTAGGAAGGAGGAATCTATTAAAATTCAAAAAGCAGCGTTTCAATCAAATCCTCAATTATTGAAACCTAAAACAGGAGTTGAATATACCAAGGTATCATTTATTAATGAGAATAGAATTAATAGGATTTCTCAATATTTGAAACGGTATAAGAGCTATAATGAATTAATGCTGGCAGTTAATGAAATATTGGATAATTTATCATTCGGAATTGAAGCCGATAAATTTGAATCTGCGCTCAAGCAAATTGGTGATTTACTGGGATTTGTGAGTCAGCGTCCAGATACAGAAATTCGTAAAGGACCAGATAATTTATGGTGTGGAACTAACGATGAATATGCTTTTTTTGAATGTAAAAGTGAAGTAGAGGAAACTAGGCAAGAAATAAGTAAACATGAAGCTGGACAAATGAATAATCATTGTGCATGGTTTGAGACAGAATATGGTGATAATGTATTAGTAAATAGATATTTATTGATTCCAACAAAAGATTTGTCGTATTATGGTGATTTTACGCATGAAGTTAGAATCATTAGGAGAGGAAAGCTGAAAAATTTTAAGGAGTCTATAAAAAGGTTTATTAAAGAATTAAAACCATATAACTTATATGATATTTCAAATGAAAAACTTCAAAATTTAATTGATTTACATCACTTAAATTTGAAAGATATAAGGGAGTTATATTCAGAAGAATACTATCATAGAACAAAATAA
- a CDS encoding type IA DNA topoisomerase, which yields MILTEDGIKLITVLPDVVKSPKLTADWENALTLVAKGEYSKEEFMDGIADMVTDLVQTYHSISDEQKFMFGGNQNGQEALGKCPKCGGDVVKGKYGAYCKNKCGMNVGKAMGTVLSDTQIKSMLEGKKTFVKGLKVKKGSYDAYLNPEEIEDYSYTKDGKEIKGSQYKVKLEFLKK from the coding sequence ATGATACTGACAGAGGACGGAATAAAGCTGATTACGGTGCTTCCTGATGTGGTAAAGTCTCCGAAACTCACCGCTGATTGGGAAAATGCCCTTACCCTTGTGGCAAAGGGAGAGTATTCCAAGGAAGAGTTTATGGATGGCATTGCGGATATGGTAACAGACCTTGTGCAGACCTATCACAGCATTAGTGACGAACAGAAATTCATGTTTGGAGGGAACCAGAACGGACAGGAAGCCCTTGGAAAATGCCCGAAATGTGGCGGGGATGTAGTAAAAGGAAAATATGGAGCTTACTGCAAAAATAAATGTGGTATGAATGTTGGAAAAGCTATGGGAACAGTCCTTTCCGATACGCAGATCAAGAGTATGCTGGAGGGGAAAAAGACTTTCGTCAAAGGATTAAAGGTAAAGAAAGGAAGCTATGATGCCTACCTTAACCCGGAAGAAATTGAGGATTATTCCTATACCAAAGATGGAAAGGAAATCAAAGGCTCACAGTATAAGGTCAAGCTGGAATTTCTGAAAAAGTAA
- a CDS encoding GGDEF domain-containing protein, with protein MDRTTDKEIKAGAAPVSFNEVEKLTEAKYTIQKYKRILFYVVICVLLAAFILGQYIYPSEREPVTEESITYTGTFYRVLADGTEEELRIPGRYNVPAGESLVIRSVLPQDYHENTIAIRSSLENVRIYIGGELRAVYDTENTRPFGKNSASRYVFCETSGEDAGQEVRIELQCFTKKYSGVVNKVYCGDKSDIWAYMFHCYFMVTLIACAMLFAGLVVLILSLVLDIIYKTRFDLEYLGWCMLMGAVWMLGESKLRQLFVSNASILSNMCFFVVMLCPVPIMFYIDSVQQGRYRKVYHVAECITCVNFVICTALQLLNIADFISTMFLSHLVIAGTFLTIFITICLDIIKGTAKHYKLPLIGLVVAMIAVMLEVTAVYRVVSLSGIFIATGLVVLLVATLIHTMDRIRELELARQREEMESMDYLTGLPMRHKGEKLILEKMQKHDGCLGFVDMDNLKKINDVYGHKAGDCALRLVGAMLTECMENAVVCRLGGDEFLFYLPEASEAEMSMQIRKLFDSFGAAKNVTAETSPASLSCGLCMCRQGGNFEEYYIKADKALYYVKQNGKNSYRFYEELEEQQTDA; from the coding sequence ATGGACAGAACCACCGATAAGGAAATAAAAGCGGGGGCAGCCCCGGTATCATTTAATGAGGTAGAAAAGTTGACAGAAGCGAAATATACGATTCAAAAGTATAAGAGAATTTTATTTTATGTGGTGATATGTGTGCTGCTTGCGGCATTCATTTTGGGACAATATATTTACCCAAGTGAAAGGGAACCGGTCACGGAGGAAAGCATTACTTATACCGGAACCTTTTACCGGGTGCTGGCAGACGGAACGGAAGAAGAGCTTCGGATTCCGGGTCGGTATAATGTGCCTGCCGGAGAGTCTCTTGTCATCCGGTCAGTGCTCCCACAGGATTATCATGAAAATACGATCGCCATTAGGTCCTCTCTGGAGAATGTGCGCATTTACATCGGTGGGGAACTGAGGGCGGTGTATGATACGGAGAATACCAGACCTTTTGGGAAAAATTCTGCCAGTAGGTATGTGTTCTGCGAGACATCCGGCGAGGATGCGGGACAGGAAGTGCGGATAGAGCTGCAATGCTTTACGAAAAAGTATTCAGGTGTTGTCAACAAGGTATATTGCGGGGATAAATCAGATATCTGGGCATATATGTTCCACTGCTATTTTATGGTAACTCTGATCGCCTGCGCCATGCTGTTTGCCGGATTGGTTGTGCTGATACTTAGTCTGGTGCTTGATATTATATATAAGACGAGATTTGATCTGGAGTACCTGGGATGGTGCATGCTCATGGGAGCAGTGTGGATGCTGGGAGAATCGAAGCTGCGCCAGCTGTTTGTTTCCAATGCTTCTATTCTGTCGAATATGTGCTTCTTCGTTGTGATGCTCTGCCCGGTTCCGATCATGTTCTATATTGACAGTGTGCAGCAGGGAAGGTACCGGAAGGTCTATCATGTGGCAGAGTGTATCACCTGTGTGAATTTTGTGATATGCACGGCCTTACAGCTACTGAATATCGCAGATTTTATCTCGACAATGTTCTTGTCCCACCTAGTGATCGCAGGAACGTTCCTGACAATATTTATCACCATTTGCCTGGATATCATCAAGGGAACGGCGAAACATTACAAGCTTCCGCTGATCGGACTGGTAGTTGCCATGATTGCAGTCATGCTGGAGGTGACAGCGGTGTATCGAGTGGTGTCACTGTCAGGGATCTTTATCGCAACCGGACTGGTGGTCCTGCTTGTCGCTACGCTGATCCATACAATGGACCGCATCCGCGAGCTGGAGCTGGCTAGGCAGAGAGAGGAAATGGAAAGCATGGATTATCTGACTGGTCTTCCTATGCGTCATAAGGGTGAAAAGCTGATCCTTGAGAAAATGCAGAAGCATGATGGCTGTCTTGGATTTGTCGATATGGATAATCTGAAGAAGATCAACGATGTTTATGGACATAAGGCGGGGGATTGTGCTCTCAGGCTGGTAGGAGCAATGCTCACAGAGTGCATGGAGAACGCAGTGGTCTGCCGGCTGGGAGGAGATGAATTCCTGTTCTATCTGCCGGAGGCATCAGAAGCAGAGATGAGCATGCAGATAAGAAAGCTGTTTGATAGCTTTGGTGCGGCAAAAAATGTCACGGCAGAGACTTCACCGGCATCCCTGTCCTGCGGTCTGTGCATGTGCAGACAGGGAGGAAACTTTGAAGAATATTATATAAAAGCGGATAAGGCGTTGTATTATGTCAAACAGAATGGTAAGAACAGTTACCGGTTTTATGAGGAGCTGGAGGAACAGCAGACGGATGCATAG
- a CDS encoding MobA/MobL family protein, with translation MKNGTISSRASIVQRSKGQSAVEQSAYISRTSLYSDYYGMTYNRKSR, from the coding sequence GTGAAGAACGGAACGATTAGCAGCAGGGCATCCATAGTCCAGCGGAGCAAAGGACAGTCTGCGGTTGAGCAGTCAGCCTATATCAGCAGGACATCGCTTTACAGTGATTATTATGGCATGACCTATAACAGAAAAAGCAGATGA
- a CDS encoding EAL domain-containing protein: MINDIFRVFGEQTGEILFEIIKECMDDYLYIFDLQNNIFEISQSAVERFNISKNVLTDAANEVMKVVYEEDRRMLAKHLADICEGRENVHNLHYRWLDKEGMPVWINCRGIVIIDQQGKAEYLIGCLNETGNKRRADNVTGLLGGSEFLAYLRAQKEPITKGFFMHIGIDDFGAINSSRGADYGNYILKSVAGCMKECLSDKQRIYHLVADQYVIVDLEASSAEDAVALKEKITDKLRNFIVAENYEAIFSISIGVIDAATFCEGAEECRKKFEFALKQAKSMGKNGFYIFDQDDYEDFLRQGRIIATLRNAIVNHYDGFEVYYQPIVDCQSEQLIGAEALMRFSMITEEGREFVSPMEFIPLLEETGLIIPAGRYILNEAAAMCCEMQKYIPDFRMNVNVSYVQILQGDVERDILDAIQKYSLQPECLCVEMTESGFMDMTPSFCKFRKTLDKNGIPFVIDDFGTGYSNLHCIRDMNPSYVKMDRDFTAKAMNSDRDYELYKNIISMVHSISVRICAEGIEEKEWFLKMKEMKVDYLQGYYFGRPCGKKQFLQQYASGINVK, from the coding sequence GTGATTAATGATATATTTAGAGTGTTTGGAGAGCAGACAGGAGAAATCTTATTTGAGATCATTAAAGAGTGTATGGATGATTATCTGTATATATTTGATCTGCAGAATAATATCTTTGAGATTTCACAGTCAGCTGTGGAACGGTTTAATATATCGAAAAATGTTCTGACAGATGCTGCAAATGAAGTTATGAAGGTAGTATATGAGGAAGACCGCAGGATGCTTGCAAAGCATCTTGCGGATATATGTGAAGGAAGAGAAAATGTACATAATCTTCATTACAGGTGGCTTGATAAAGAAGGTATGCCGGTCTGGATTAACTGCCGTGGTATCGTGATCATTGATCAGCAGGGAAAGGCAGAGTATCTGATCGGGTGTCTGAATGAAACCGGCAACAAGAGAAGAGCCGATAATGTCACAGGACTGCTTGGCGGTTCGGAATTCCTTGCTTACCTGCGTGCACAAAAAGAACCCATTACCAAGGGATTTTTTATGCATATAGGAATTGATGATTTTGGAGCGATCAATAGCTCCAGGGGAGCTGATTATGGTAATTATATCCTGAAAAGCGTAGCCGGCTGTATGAAGGAATGCCTTTCAGACAAGCAGAGAATTTACCATCTGGTAGCGGATCAGTATGTGATCGTGGATCTGGAAGCTTCCTCCGCAGAAGACGCTGTGGCACTGAAAGAAAAGATTACAGATAAACTTCGTAATTTCATAGTAGCCGAAAATTATGAAGCGATATTTTCTATTTCTATTGGTGTTATAGATGCAGCAACATTTTGTGAGGGAGCCGAAGAATGCCGCAAAAAGTTTGAATTTGCCTTGAAACAGGCAAAAAGCATGGGTAAAAATGGATTCTATATTTTTGACCAGGATGACTATGAGGACTTTTTACGACAAGGAAGAATCATAGCAACACTTCGTAATGCTATAGTGAACCATTATGATGGCTTTGAAGTATACTACCAGCCGATCGTGGACTGTCAGTCCGAACAGCTCATTGGAGCAGAGGCACTGATGCGTTTTTCTATGATAACGGAAGAAGGGCGGGAGTTTGTTTCACCGATGGAGTTTATCCCATTATTGGAAGAGACCGGATTGATCATTCCCGCTGGAAGATATATTTTGAACGAAGCTGCAGCAATGTGCTGTGAAATGCAGAAATATATTCCTGACTTCCGGATGAATGTAAATGTATCCTATGTTCAGATCCTGCAAGGCGATGTGGAGCGGGATATTCTGGATGCAATTCAAAAATATTCATTACAGCCGGAATGCTTATGTGTTGAAATGACAGAAAGCGGATTTATGGATATGACACCTTCGTTCTGTAAATTCCGTAAAACTCTGGACAAGAACGGGATTCCCTTTGTAATCGATGATTTTGGAACAGGATATTCGAATCTTCATTGTATCCGTGATATGAATCCAAGTTACGTGAAAATGGATAGGGATTTTACTGCCAAGGCGATGAACAGTGACAGGGATTATGAATTATATAAAAATATCATCTCCATGGTACATAGTATTAGCGTCAGGATATGCGCAGAAGGCATCGAGGAAAAAGAATGGTTTCTGAAAATGAAAGAAATGAAGGTTGATTATCTGCAGGGATATTATTTTGGAAGACCATGTGGAAAGAAACAGTTTCTACAGCAATATGCCAGTGGCATCAACGTTAAATAA
- a CDS encoding helix-turn-helix transcriptional regulator produces the protein MTVSYNKLWKRLIDLNMSKTQLREKAGITTNAIAKMGKNENVSTEIICKICKVLECQVEDVIELVDEEEKEVC, from the coding sequence ATGACTGTAAGCTATAATAAATTATGGAAAAGACTTATAGATTTAAATATGAGCAAAACTCAGCTTAGAGAAAAAGCCGGTATAACAACAAATGCAATAGCAAAGATGGGAAAAAATGAGAATGTTTCGACAGAAATTATATGTAAAATATGCAAAGTATTGGAATGTCAGGTAGAAGATGTAATCGAATTAGTTGATGAAGAAGAAAAAGAGGTATGTTAG
- a CDS encoding DUF3847 domain-containing protein, whose amino-acid sequence MNLENKIEAQRKRMEQEKNKLDILMKKAKMEQRKADNHKKIVVGANFETFLNEPRRYSEEQTRRIMQVAFATREVKNCMEQIEREHARTEEKMPDTAINEEADEGENEEE is encoded by the coding sequence ATGAATTTAGAAAATAAAATCGAAGCACAGCGGAAACGCATGGAACAGGAAAAGAACAAGCTGGATATTCTGATGAAAAAGGCAAAGATGGAGCAGAGGAAAGCAGATAACCACAAAAAGATTGTGGTGGGTGCAAACTTTGAAACATTCCTTAATGAGCCGAGGAGATACAGCGAAGAACAGACCAGACGGATTATGCAGGTGGCATTTGCCACAAGAGAGGTCAAGAACTGCATGGAGCAGATTGAACGAGAGCATGCAAGGACGGAGGAGAAAATGCCGGATACGGCGATAAATGAGGAAGCAGACGAGGGCGAAAACGAAGAAGAATAG